TCGAAAGGGTCGATAATTCCAGCATTACATCGCAATCAAGGTTGGATACCGCCTCCTCGGCGGTGATCCTGCAGAAGGGCCTGGCATTGTCGTTGAAACATCCGTGGGTTTCCATCTCCTCCAGGGCTCCCTCAAGGTCCACGCCGCTGGAGGAGACCAAGGCGCCGCTTTTCCTTGTGACTATTCCCACCGTGACGAGATCGTGAAGGGGCTTCAGTCCCGGAAATATCGACCTCTCCCTGGAGAGGATCGTGGCAATCTTTCTTCCCAACTTTACCGAAACCAACGAAAAGGGCCCTCATCTTCAATCCTCCCGAAGCGTTCCCTTGGCAATATCGTTGACGGCTTCCAGCAGCCTCTGGACTTCCTCGGCGGTGTTATAGAGCGACACTCCCACCCTAGTTACCCCGCCCTTTTCCAGGAGGCCGAGGACCTCTATGGGTCGCACTGCATAAAAGTGACCGTCCCAAGCACAGATACCCCGCTGGTCGAGCAGCCTGCAGACTTCAATTGGGTTCATGCCTTCCATGGTAAAGGAGACCGTCGGAGCCCTATTCCCTGAATCAAAGTCCGGGCCTATTACTTCAACTCCTTTGATCTCTCTTAAACCATGATATATCTCTTTTCCAAGGATGTGT
The nucleotide sequence above comes from Thermovirga sp.. Encoded proteins:
- a CDS encoding homoserine dehydrogenase, encoding MVSVKLGRKIATILSRERSIFPGLKPLHDLVTVGIVTRKSGALVSSSGVDLEGALEEMETHGCFNDNARPFCRITAEEAVSNLDCDVMLELSTLSIGNKDEPAVSHVKTALKRGCHVLSANKGPVAFAYRELSELANLAGKKFLFETTVMEGAPVFNLCRSCLKVCVAESVDGI